Proteins found in one Pyxidicoccus trucidator genomic segment:
- a CDS encoding DUF697 domain-containing protein has product MSAEKTARSWVEESALRAAGAAAIPIPVPGAHTALTSAIEAYMIFHVAGIYGEKLSLGEALGLVPTLGAGVVARKAASSVIGETVGWIPVAGWLLKGAASGGTAFAMGVAAVSYFEKKYPAREAVPFETVSIKDWVKSALAHLGFKLK; this is encoded by the coding sequence ATGAGCGCAGAGAAGACAGCACGCAGCTGGGTCGAGGAGAGCGCCCTGCGCGCCGCGGGCGCCGCCGCCATTCCCATTCCCGTGCCGGGCGCGCACACCGCGCTCACGTCCGCCATCGAGGCGTACATGATCTTCCACGTCGCCGGCATCTACGGCGAGAAGCTCTCGCTCGGCGAGGCGCTCGGGCTCGTCCCCACGCTGGGCGCGGGCGTCGTCGCGCGCAAGGCGGCCAGCAGCGTCATCGGCGAGACGGTGGGCTGGATTCCCGTCGCCGGCTGGCTCCTCAAGGGTGCCGCCAGCGGGGGCACCGCCTTCGCCATGGGCGTGGCCGCGGTGAGCTACTTCGAGAAGAAGTACCCCGCCCGCGAGGCCGTCCCCTTCGAAACCGTGTCCATCAAGGACTGGGTGAAGAGCGCCCTGGCGCACCTGGGCTTCAAGCTGAAGTAG
- the pip gene encoding prolyl aminopeptidase produces the protein MSVPQRPSRTLYPPLEPYRSGRLRVSALHELYFEESGNPGGKPVVFVHGGPGGGTDARQRRFFDPDAYRIILFDQRGCGKSTPHASLEENTTWDLVADMERLREHLGLVRWQLFGGSWGSTLALAYAQTHPERVTELVLRGIFLLRKQEIDWFYQRGAGAMFPDAWEHYLAPIPPEERGDLLGAYARRLMGDDASVQQEAARAWSVWEGRTSCLYPNAELVARNSGDTFALAFARIECHYFLNRGFLRRDTQLLDEVHRIRHIPGVIVQGRYDVVCPPESAWALHKAWPEAELIIVPDAGHSANEPGNTAALVEATDRFRGR, from the coding sequence GTGTCCGTCCCCCAGAGACCCTCACGCACCCTGTACCCGCCCCTCGAGCCCTACCGGAGCGGGCGCCTGCGCGTGTCCGCGCTCCACGAGCTGTACTTCGAGGAGAGCGGCAACCCCGGCGGCAAGCCGGTGGTCTTCGTCCACGGCGGTCCGGGCGGGGGGACGGATGCGCGGCAGCGGCGCTTCTTCGACCCGGACGCGTACCGCATCATCCTCTTCGACCAGCGCGGCTGCGGGAAGAGCACGCCCCATGCATCCCTGGAGGAGAACACCACCTGGGACCTGGTGGCCGACATGGAGCGGCTGCGCGAGCACCTGGGCCTCGTGCGGTGGCAGCTCTTCGGCGGCTCGTGGGGCAGCACGCTGGCGCTGGCCTACGCCCAGACGCACCCGGAGCGCGTCACGGAGCTGGTGCTGCGCGGCATCTTCCTCCTGCGCAAGCAGGAGATTGACTGGTTCTACCAGCGGGGCGCGGGCGCCATGTTCCCGGACGCCTGGGAGCACTACCTGGCCCCCATTCCCCCGGAGGAGCGCGGGGACCTGCTGGGCGCGTACGCACGGCGGCTGATGGGGGACGACGCCAGCGTCCAGCAGGAGGCCGCGCGCGCCTGGAGCGTGTGGGAGGGCCGCACGAGCTGCCTGTACCCCAACGCGGAGCTGGTGGCGCGCAACAGCGGGGACACCTTCGCCCTCGCCTTCGCCCGCATCGAGTGCCACTACTTCCTCAACCGGGGCTTCCTGCGCAGGGACACGCAGCTGCTCGACGAGGTGCACCGCATCCGCCACATCCCCGGCGTCATCGTCCAGGGGCGCTATGACGTGGTGTGCCCGCCGGAGAGCGCCTGGGCCCTGCACAAGGCGTGGCCGGAGGCGGAGCTCATCATCGTCCCGGACGCGGGCCACTCCGCGAACGAGCCCGGCAACACGGCCGCGCTGGTGGAGGCCACGGACCGCTTCCGCGGGCGCTGA